Within the Cotesia glomerata isolate CgM1 linkage group LG6, MPM_Cglom_v2.3, whole genome shotgun sequence genome, the region aataaaagtattgagtccttaaaataaatattaagtgAATAATTGAATCATGGTGACTAATTCGCTCAATCAACTGTCATCAAGTAAAAAAGTCGACACGACATTACATTACTTGATTGCGAGTCGTTATCCCTTCTTTTCTTCAGGCGATACTTtagaaatataatattttataacaataatagatTTAAAAAGAGTATTATAGCCGGTACTTTGACCAATCATAAGAAATTACCCGTATAATTAAAGGGCCAAGTACTTcctaataataacaattaaataagtatataaattaaatgtcaTTGAATATCCGTCTGAaggattattttttcttcttttagcAACAACTGATCTAACTGATGTCTAATTTTATAGCACGGTGTggcgtaaaataaaaaataaaatcatgtgTGGTAATAACGCTACGAAGTGTTGGTTAATAGGTACTAACAGCAGTCATTTCCGTAGGAGTGAACTCTCGTTCAATGACTGTATCTTTTTCTCCCTTTTGAATGTGACTCATTTTATTGCCATCTAAAGTTATGACACTCTTAACTTTGCGGCCATCCGGTGTCTCTTCGTCAAATTCCTCCCCGAGCTTGAACTTAACTTCAGAGGTCTTGAATGTACTCGTTGTCTTCAGAGTGTACAGGTCGTTGTCGTCTTTGGTCAGCTCGACAACTGGGCTCACACTTGCTCCCATTTTACGGGTCACCAGGCCGACacctaaaaattataaattcatatcttagaataaattttattttatgtttatgcATACAACTCATTTATAGActggttattatttttatatgactTCTATTGATGGTCTAATTTACGAGGCAAGGATTAAATGTCACTTTTTATAAGTCAAGTTAATTGAGCTTTTAATTTAGTGacttaatgtttttttattagatttattaagGAGGAAAAATCTTTTtgattaatagaaaattttttttgtaacttattttttaaaaattaaaaaaaaaatttttttataatctatgttattgagagaataaaaaaaattttgtgtctaggatagtcatatgataaaatcggtttttttagtgaaatttagtgtcattacaAAGGTGTGATtagaatttgtgccttttcaagatttcatatcattctcaccaatggtcaatttattatgataagtatttaggctgcattcaaaaattctctatttctggatacataattaagaaatgaccttgtattttgagaactactgacatttttaaagatataagctcactccgatattacactcatcgagacctttcatttgagtacccacatcaatttttcatatttatatatattatatatatgtatatatgaaaaatatatcaaaaatgcatgtgggtactcaaatgaaagctcttgatgagtgtaacattgggataagcttatatctttaagaacgTTATTAGTAAAGAAAGTGCGGCACAATTTGATGAAtgtcttgtgaactattgacatttttaaagatataagctcatcccgacattacactcatcaagatatttcatttaagtacccacatcaatttttcatatatttcatatatattatatatatgtacatatgaaaaatatatcaaaaatgcaagtgggtactcaaatgaaagctcttgataagtgtaatatcgggatgagcttatatctttaaaaatgtcaataattaagaaattactttatatcttgtgaactattgacatttttaaagatataagctcaccccgacattacactcatcgagagctttcatttgagtacccacatcaatttttcatatatttatatatatttcatatatatgaatatatgaaaaatatatcaaaagtgcatgtgggtacttaaatgaaagctcttgatgagtgtaacatcgggatgagcttatatttttgaaaacgtcaatatttaagaaagtacagtgcaattttacagaagtaattatcattaatgcaaaattttcttgatttatagttcacaagtcacatagtgactgcaaggttgctagtttatttgcttaacaaataataaattttgcaactatctaatagttttattattaataaattgaataataattaattgacagtaaaaaattaataaattgcaaGTCATTAATTACTTCTTAACAAACCTAATAATTGATTCATTTATTCATtacataaaaagaaaatttcaatactCAATTTTATTGACTGACaaccattaattttttttttttacaaaaaaaaaatattgatcattaaaatgattaaatatttaataataaaattaaaaaacttcaaaaataaattttcagacagttatttcaaaaatattccattaattaatttattaaagaagaaatatcaaTGAAAATTCACGAAGAAGAAAGTGATAAAAAgagatataataaatattcaatgttAAATCAATAAAGTGAACTCTTAACTGGAGTAAAAGAGATTAGAGTATGGACTTTGAcctctaaaataattatcaatcagCGAGTTATCTCAGTACAAGTATTTATCCTTAACTTTCTTTTTATCGCaataaaacgtttttttttatgaataaaatgaaaataaaaataacactaacaaattagttaatattaagtaCAAGTGAAAGTACTTTTATCGATAACTCAGGTATTTAATTagcgataaaatttaaaaggaGAATCGATTATATTTTAGTGGCTgcacaaattattaaaatgaaataaaaataatgatggtgatattattttacaacTAACGGATTCTTGTTATGTCAATTATGTAAAATCTTAAACTCGTAATGATAATATTTGATTCTGGACGAAAACATTTTGTTGTATAATAGATGATAACTTTATTGCCGATAAATTGTTAAGAAATCTCGGGGATGAGACACATTCTGGACAGTAAAAGTCATTCATGCAATAAACGTTGATACGTTAATAATAAGCTGTAGCCAATTTTCGCACATAATGATAGCGTGTCATGAGCAAGCATTTGCGATTCCCGCCCAGTTAAGTctctaatattatttttattattattatatacatcATGTTTGCTCACTGTAAATGtgtagataataataataaaattgctcGATTGTAAACAAtgatatcaaatttatcttgaatttttttttctgtaaaataCGAACAAatcttgatttaattttttcgcgtgtaaattaactattgatttttccggcaaattattattattatattttcttccTGCACTGCagtagtataatttttttattacaaaaatattaatttaaaaataaaaaaattaaataaaatttttttttaaattaataaaaataactaaaaaaattttcaatcttaaaaattcatcaaattaacaaaaaatcgaaaattacaatataaaaatc harbors:
- the LOC123267154 gene encoding fatty acid-binding protein, muscle encodes the protein MAEFLGKKYKLFSSDKFDEMMKALGVGLVTRKMGASVSPVVELTKDDNDLYTLKTTSTFKTSEVKFKLGEEFDEETPDGRKVKSVITLDGNKMSHIQKGEKDTVIEREFTPTEMTAIMKVDDIVCTRVYKLQA